The sequence below is a genomic window from Desulfomicrobium macestii.
CTCCTGAAGGCCTTGCAGCAGATAGGCCCACTCGATTCGGGTGTGGTGCTGGAAGAAACTGGTGCAGCAGTTTTGCGGGCAACCGTCGCAGCTCAGGCCCAGGGTCTGCGCGTGGGCGGAGTAGCTGGTCTGCATGTCGGCGTAGAGAGCGGCCAGTTTCCGGAAGGCCTGGGCGGGAAGTATTTTCTTGATCACGGCTCGTCCTGTGTGGTTCGGGATAGTCCAAGGATGATGGCGGAGCAGGATTGATCGGGAGTTGCTCCGTCAGTGTCCACCGTCAGCTGGGCGTAGCGTGCATACAGGGGGGCGCGTTCGTCGTAAAGGTCTTTGAGGGTCTGGCCGGGGCCGATGGCCAGTCCTCTGGAGGTCGGATTGGTCAATCTGTGAGAGATGGTCTCAAAGGACGACTGTATGTAGACGATGTGCCCCTGGCCACGCAGATGGGCCATGGCCGCCTCGGAATAGACCACGCTGCCGCCAGTGGCGATGACGCATTGGCTCAAGTGCACGCGCTGAATCTGCTGCGCTTCGGCCTGCACGAAGGCCTCAAGGCCCAGGTGATCCCTGATCTGCTGCAGGGGCGCGCCCCACCAGGCTTCCATGAGCAGGTCCGTGTCCACGAAGGCCCAGTCCAGCCGCCTGGCCAGACGCCTGCCAAGGGTCGATTTGCCTGTGGCGGCCATGCCGATGAGGATGATGTTCTGGTGATTCATGCTTTCGATCCGTCAAAAAAAATGAAGCCCAAGCATGACGCCCGGGCTTGTTGGAACACGGGAGGCGCCGAGGCCGTCAGCCTCCGAGGTACGCTTTTTTCACGTCGGGGTTGTTCATCAGTTCCCGGGCATTGCCCGAGGCGACGATGGCCCCGGTATCGAGCACATAGCCCCGGTGCGCGAACTGCAGGGCGATACGCGCGTTCTGCTCGATCAAAAGCAGGGTCATGCCCTGGGAATTGAGTTCCTTCAAGGCCCGGAACATGTCGTACATCAGGAGCGGCGCAAGCCCCATGGAGGGTTCGTCGAGCATGATGAAGTTGGCTCCGGTCATCAGCGAGCGGCCCACGGAGAGCATCTGCTGCTCGCCGCCGGACAGGGATTCGCTGCGCTGTTTGCGGCGCTCGAAGAGCCGGGGGAAGAGGTCGTAGACCCGCTTGAAATCCACCTGGATCTGGTCGTTGTCCTTGCGCGCATAGGTGGCGAGCTGCAGGTTCTCCTCGACGGTCAGGTTGCCGAAGATGTGCCTTCCCTCGGGGGACAGGGCGATCTTGAGGTCCTGCACGACCTTGTGCGCTTCCGTGCCGATCATGCTCTTGCCCTCGTAGAGGATGTCGCCCTGGGTGATCTTCGGCCCTTCCGGCGGCGGGACGCGGGTGATGGTGTGCAGGGTGGTCGTTTTTCCCGCGCCGTTGGCGCCGATCAGGGTGACGATTTCACCCTTGGCCACGGTGAAGGAGATGCCGTGCAAGGCTTCGATGTTGCCGTACTTCACATAGAGGTTTTTGACTTCGAGCAGCATTATATATTCTCGTCTCCAAGATAAGCTTTGATGACATCCGGATTGTTCTGGATCTGTTCCGGAGTTCCTTCCGCGATGGTCACGCCGAAATCGACGACCTTGATCCAGGAGCACAGCGACATGACCACGTCCATCTGGTGTTCGATCATCCAGATGGCGATCTTGAACTCGTCGTGAATCCATCCGATGAGCTTGATCAGATCGTTGACGTCGGACGAGTTGAGCCCGGCCGCAGGTTCGTCGAGCAGCAGCAGCGACGGGTTGATGGACAGGGCGCGCGCTATTTCGACGCGTCTTTGCAGGCCGTAGGGGAGGTTCTTGGGCTTTTCCTCGGCGAACTGCCGCAGATCGAGGGCTTCGAGGATCTCATAGCCCCGGTCGGCGATGCGCTTCTCGTTGCCCATGTAGCGACGGGTGCGCAGGAAGGCGTCCACAAGGTTGTAGCCGAGGTTGTAGTGCTGGGAGATCTGGATGTTTTCAAGCACGGTCATGTCGTGCCAGAGGCGGATGTTCTGGAAGGTCCGCGCTATTCCCATGGCCGTGACCTGATGCGGCTTGAGACCGGCCAGGGACTTGCCCTTGAAGACCAGGGACCCTTCCGACGGCGAATAGAATCCGGACACCAGATTGAACACCGTGGTCTTGCCCGCTCCGTTGGGACCGATGAGGGCCATGAGCTCGTTGCCTTCGATGGCAATGGAGAAGTCCGACACCGCGCACAGGCCGCCGAAGGTTTTTGTCATGTTTTGAATCTGCAAAAGGGACATAGAAGCTCCGGATGATGAATACTATCGCTTTTCGCTGTTGTGAGCGCGTTACTTGAACGAGTAGAATTTTTTCAGTTTCGGGAAGATGTCGGACAGCTCCCGATTGCCCATGATGCCTTCGGGCCTGAACTGCATGAGCAGGATGAGGATGAGGGGAATGATGACCCATTTCCAGACCTGACTCAGCTCATAGCTGTCGGGGAGCAGGTGCACGTAGTGCATGGCGGTGTCCATCCAGGGAATAATGAAGCGCAGCGATTCCAGAAGCAGGGTGAACAGGATCGCGGAGATGACCGAGCCGCTGAGCGAGCCCATTCCGCCAAGATAGACCATGACCAGGCATTCCGTCGACTTCAGGATTCCGAAGGAATTCGGGTTGATGTAGCCCAGAATGTGCGCAAAGAGGCCGCCCGCGATGCCGGCCAGGCCGCTTGAAAGCATGAAGGCCACCAGCTTCATCCTGTTGGTGTTGACGCTCATAATCTCCGCGGCCACCTCGTCCTGCTTGATGGCGATGATGCCCTTGCCGTAGGTCGAGGTCACGTAGCGGCGGATGATGAACACCGTGCCGAAGGTGAAGACGATGACCCAGAGCAGAATCCAGGGGATGTCGTAGCTGTCGCTCATGGCGAAGAGCACTTTCTTCATGCCCATGAAGCCTCTGGCGCCGCCGATCTTGTCTATGTTGATGATGGTGCTGATGATGATGAAGTTGGCCGCGATGGTGATGATCGCCAGGTAGTCGTCGCGGGTCTTGAACGAGGGAATGGCCACCAGCACGCCGGCCACCGCTGCGGCGGCTCCGCCGATCAGCAGGGTGAAGGGGAAGAGATAGACGGCCGTTTCCGGGGGCAGCAGCGCCGCGCCGAAGACCTTGTCGTCGGTGAAGAGCATCACGTTGATGACGGAGGTCACGTAGGCGCCAACGGCCATGAATCCGGCATGCCCGCAGGCGAACTCGCCCATGTAGCCGTTCACGATGTTGAAACTGCTGGACAGGATGATGTTCACGCCCATGAACATGATGACGGACTGAATGTACAGGTCGATGTATTCCTGATGGGACATGAACACTATCACACCGGTAATCGCCAGCAGGAGCGTGGGGACGGTTAGTTTTCGCATTGAATTCCTCGAGTACCAAATGAAAAAGAAGAGAACGCTCGATCCGATTCTGTATCCGTCTTCAGATCTTGGTCGTGCCTGCCACGCCGAACATGCCCGTGGGCTTGATGCACAGGATGGTCATCAGGATGGCGAAAGCGATCAGGTCCCTGTAGGTCGACGGGAAAACCGCGACGACGAGAATTTCCACGAAACCGAGGAGAAAGCCGCCCAGGAAAGCCCCGCGAATGTCGCCGATCCCTCCGACCACGGCGGCGATGAACGCCTTCCAGCCGATCATTGCGCCCATGTAAGGGTCCAGGATGGGATAGGAGAGGGCGAAAAGCAGTCCCGCCAGTCCGGCGAAAGAGGAACCGAGAATGAACGTGAAGACGATGACCGTATCGATGGGGATGCCCATGAGCGGTACCGCGAACTTGTCGTAGGAGATGGCGCGCATGGCCATTCCGATCTTGGTCTTGGTGACGATGAAATGCAGAAAGATGAAGACCAGGATTGCTGAAAACACGACTCCGATTTTCAGGTTGGTCATGCTCAGATCACCGACGGTGTAGACGACCTTGTCCACGAGTTCGGGAAAGCTCTTGCGGCTGGCTCCGAGCAGCGCGAGGTTGCCGTTTTCAAGAACCAGCCCGCACATGAGCGCGGTGATGACGACGTATAGGCGATGTGCGCCCTTGCGGCGCAGCGGCCGGTACGCGATGCGTTCCAGCGATACGCCCACCAGAGCGGTGAGGATCATGGTCAAGGGTATGACCATGGCCAAAACCACCCAGCCCGGGAGCGAGACGGCCATGCCCAGGATGGCCGTGGCGATGAAGAACGCGATGTAAGCGCCAACCATGAAAATGTCGCCGTGCGCGAAATTGATCAAACGCAACACGCCGTACACCAGCGTATAGCCAAGCGCGATCAGGGAGTAGAAACTTCCCCACTGAAACGCGTTGAAGAGGTTCTGGATAATACTTGCGAGCACGAGTTTTCCCCTATGAGTCCAGTGTCCCGTTGACTTCTGTTGACAATGAAAGGCCCCGCCGGGCTTTGAAACAAAAAAAGTGCGCGGAGTTCAAACCCCGCGCACCTTGATCAATCTGTTACGGGCAAACGGATTTGGTGAACACGAATTCGCCCTGCTCGCTGATCTTGACGACCACCGCGCATTTGATGGGATCGCCTTCGGCGTCGAACTTCATGTTGCCGGTGATGCCCGGGAATTCGGGGATGGCGGCCATGGCGTCGCGGATGGCCTTGCGGTCGGCGCGGGTCTTGCCGGACAGTCCGCCGGTGTTCTGGACGGCCTTGAGCACGATGTTGGTCGCATCCCAGGTCAGCGCGGCCACGTCGGCGGGCTCATAGCCGTACTTTTCCTTGTAGCGGTCGATGAAGACCTTGGTTTCGCCGGTGGCGCCGGCGGCCGCGTAGTGGGTCGAGAAGTACTGGCCCTTGCAGTTGTCGCCGCAAAGCGCCATCAGCTCAGAGTTGCCCCATGCGTCGGCGCCCATGAAGGGGTTCTTCCAGCCGAGGTCGTGAGCCTGTTTGATGATCAGCGCAACTTCGTTGTAGTTGTTGGGCAGGAAGATGAAATCGGGCTTGGCGGCCAGGATGGTGGTCAGCTGGGCGCTGAAGTCCTGATCCTTGGAGGAGTAGGATTCGAAGCCAACAACGGCGCCGGCGCCGTTCTTGGCGTTGAAGTCATCACGGAAAATTTCGGCCAGGCCCTTGGAGTAGTCGTTGTCGAGGGCATAGAGGACGGCGGCCTTCTTGGCGCCGAATTGCTCCATGGCGAAGTCGACGGCCACGGGACCCTGGAAGGGATCAAGGAAGGCGGCGCGGAAAACCCAGGGGCGGTCCTTGGTGGTGTCGGGGTTGGTGGACCAGGGCGAGATCATCGGGGTCTGGTTGTCGTCGCAGACCTGACCGGCCGGAACGGCCTGCTTGCTGGAGTTGGGGCCGACAATGGCCAGCACGCTGTCGCGCTCGATGAGCTTCAGGGCGGCGGAGACGGCGGATTCAGCCTTGGACTCGTTGTCTTCGTAGATGAATTCGAGCTGGTACTTCGTGCCACCGACATCAAGGCCGCCTGCGGCGTTGATGTCTTCCTTGAGCATCTCGGCGGCAAACTTTGATTCTTCACCCACTTTGGGGATGTCGCCGGTCAGCGGGATGTTGAAACCGATCTTGAGGGTCTCGGCTCCAGCAGCCGCTGGCAAAGAGCAGCACACATGCCAGGGCAAGTAAAACACGGGCGGATTTCTTCACAAACAACCTCCATGAAGTAAGTGTTACAAAGTGATGGCTTTTCTAATGGAAATAACCAAAAAAAGAAAGTTATTTTAGGTGCGTGCACGCTTTTCGACGAAATTGCGGGTCCCGCGAAAGAACTTCGTGATTCAGCACCTTTAGCCCTGAATTGATTGTGCAATCATTATGCCTGAACGACACGAAGGCGAGATGCGGTCCCTGAGAGTGCGCCAATGTTTGACAATCCGGATGGATTGGTATTTTTGAAAAAGGGCAGGTGGGTATTTACTTGGGGGCTCGATGTCGAAATTGTCAAAACAAAGAGCGCCCCTGCGTGGTATATTTACATATTTGTGCAAAAGGCCGGGCTTGATGCGAGGAAGAAAACCTTGCCAAAGGGCAGGGGGGGACTTAGAAACCATGGTCCTGTTCAACGAGCCGGGAGGTGTCCATGACGGAGCGGGTGCACAAGATCATAACGGACCATGCGCATGAAGGCGCCGTGCTGCGCAAGACCTTTTTTGCCGACAATGCCGCCCAGGTGGCCGAAGTGGCCCGGGCCATGGCTCTCAGCCTCACGGCCGGCGGAAAGATCCTTTTCTGCGGCAACGGCGGCAGCGCCGCCGATGCGCAGCATTTCGCGGCCGAGCTGGTCAACCGCTTTATGATGGAGCGGCCTCCGTTGCCGGCCATCGCCCTGACCACGGACACCTCGGCCCTGACCGCCATCGGCAACGACTATTCGTTCGACCGGATTTTCAGCAAGCAGGTCCAGGCCCTGGGGCGCCCAGGGGACGTGCTGATCGGCATCTCCACCTCGGGTCGCAGCGCCAACGTCAACGAGGCGCTGCGCGTGGGCCTGGAGAACGGGCTGGTCACGGTGGGTCTTGGCGGAGGCGGCGGCGGAGCCATGCTCGCTCACTGTCATCACGCCCTCATCGTACCGGACACGCGGACGCCCCTGGTCCAGGAAATTCACGGAGCCATCGGCCACCTTCTGTGCGGTCTGGTGGACTATTATCTGTTTGAAGCGGTTGCGGAGCTCGAACCTTTCCTGGGTTCGGAGCAACCATAAGGAGGAAACATGCCCATCTTCGAATATGTATGCAATTCCTGTCACAAGGAATTCGAGGAAATCGTTCTCGGCGGGGAGCAGCCCGTCTGTCCGACCTGCGGCGCCGCGGACACGACCAAGCTCATTTCGCGTGGCGTGTTCCGGACCGGAGGCCCCATCGTCATGGGCTCTCCCTCTGCCAGCGCCATCACCACCAGAGGCAAGAGCGGTTGCGGTACCTGCTCCGGCGGCAATTGTTCCAGCTGCGGCTAAAATCCTAAGGATCCATTCTTGATGAACACCATTCGCATCGCCACCCGTGGCAGCAAGTTGGCCCTGTGGCAGGCTCATCACATTTCCGGTCTGCTTCGTGCCCAGTATCCGGGCATGACCGTCGAGCTCAACATCATTAAGACCAAGGGCGACAAGATCCTTGATGTGCCCCTGGCCAAGATCGGCGGCAAGGGCCTTTTCGTGAAGGAAATCGAGGAAGCCCTCCTGGCCGGCGAGGCCGACATCGCCGTGCATTCCATGAAGGACGTGCCGGCGCAGCTGCCCGAGGGTCTCAAGCTCGGCATCATCCCCGAGCGCGAAGTGCCTACCGACTCCTTCCTGAGCGTCAACTACCCTGACATCGCGTCGCTTCCGGCCGGAGCCCGGGTCGGGACCAGCAGCCTGCGCCGCCAGACCCAGCTCATGGGTTTGCGCCGGGACCTGTGCATCCTCTCCCTGCGCGGTAATCTGGACACGCGGGTGGGCAAGCTCATGGCCGATGAATTCGACGCCATCATCGTGGCCACGGCGGGCATGAACCGCCTCGAACTCTCCGCTCCGCACATGCAGGAGCTGGCCCCGCCCATGTTCTATCCGGCAGTGGCCCAGGGGGCGCTTGGCATCGAGTACCGCGCCGACCGGCCGCAGCTGGACGAGCTTCTGGCCTTTCTGGACCATGCGCCTTCCAAGGTCTGCGTGGAGGCGGAGCGGTCTTTTCTGTTCGGTCTGGACGGAGGCTGCCAGGTGCCCATCGCCGGCTACGCGACCCTCAGCGGCTCGGAGCTCACCCTCACGGGCCTGGTGGCCGATCTCTGCGGCGAGCGGGTCATCCGCCGCCAGGCAACGGCTCCGGCAGACGCGGCCGTCGCCCTTGGCGCGGATGTGGCACGGGCCGTGCTGGCCGCCGGCGGCAAGGATATTCTCGACGAGGTCTACCGGAGCGGCGCGGCGGTCTGAGTCGGATCCTGATCTGGAGTGCAACGAAAAAGGGCAGGCGGTTTTTCCGCCCGCCCTTTTGACATTTCGGGCAGGGTCATGGCTGCTCGTCGCTATTCTCCGCTGTGTACGCCGGCCGCCGAGAACGTGGCCATGTCGGTGTAGAGGTTGGCCGCGCTGCGCAGGATGAACACGGCCATGGCCGCGCCGGTGCCTTCGCCGAGGCGCATGTCCAGGTGCAGGAGCGGGGCGGCCTCCAGCCGCTGCATGACGGCGGCGAACCCGGGTTCTGCCGAGGCGTGGGAAAAGAAGGCGTATTCGGCCACCAGCGGGCAGATGGCGCGGGCCGCGACATAGGCGCTGGACGAGATGAATCCGTCGATGACCAGAGGCATGCCAAGGCTCGCTCCGCCAAGGATCATGCCGGCCAGGGTCGCGATTTCAAATCCTCCGAGGCTGGCCAGGATATCGATGGGGTCGGCCTTGGCGATGGTGGGGGCATGCAGGGCCAGGGCCTTTTCGATGACCGCGATCTTGTGGCGCACCCCTTCGGCCCCAAGGCCCGTGCCGGGGCCGGTGATGGCGGCGGGGGGCAGGTCCAGGCAGGCGCAGAAGAGGGCCGTGGCCGGGGTTGTGTTGGCGATGCCCATCTCTCCGGTGCCGAGGGTCACGATGCCGTCCGCGTGCGCGGCCTTGGCCAGGGCGATCCCGTTCTCCAGGGCTCTTACGCATTCCTCACGGCTCATGGCCGCCTCTGTGCTCAGATCCCTGGTGCCGGGCGCGACCTTGCACTGGACGAGGGCAGGGTGTTCGGGGAACCTGCCGCCCAGGCAGCCCGCATCCACGACCTTGAGGTCCACATCCGCGGTGCGGGTCAGCACGTTGATGGCCGCGCCGTTCATGACGAAATTGGTGACCATCTGCCGCGTCACTTCCTGGGGGAAGAGGCTCACGCCCTGGGCGGCCACTCCGTGATCCCCGGCGCAGGTGTAGATGCGGGCCGGGTCGACCCTGGGCGCTTCGCCACCGGCCATGGCCACCAGTCGGCAGGCGACCCGCTCCAGGACACCGAGGCTGCCTTTGGGTTTTGTCTGGGAATCGAGGTGGGCCTGGGCTTTTTGGAAGAATGCGCGGTCAAGGGGGCGGATCTTGGCGATGGTGGACTGAAGCATGGATATGAAGCCTCCGGAATTTCACGTTATTTTGATGCGAATTATCGCGTTCAAAGGGCTACAGGATGGAGAAAACGATGACAAGAACGGATTTGAAGGACTACGGCCCCATTTTGGTCAGTGCCTGTCTGCTCGGGATCTATTGCCGCTATGACGGACGCTGCGAGACGGACGAGAGGGTCATGGCCCTGTCAGAGGGTCATGTCCTGATCCCTGTCTGTCCGGAACAGCTGGGCGGTCTGCCCACGCCGCGTTCGGCCGTGGAGCTGCTCGACGGCCGGGCCGTGACCAGGGACGGGGCCGACCTGACCGAGGCCTTCGAACGCGGTGTCCTGCAGGTAGAGCGAGTGGCCCGGCTGACCGGGGCCCGGGCGGCCGTTTTGCAGCCTCGATCGCCGAGCTGCGGGCGGGACATCATTTATGACGGCACCTTTTCCGGCCGACGCATCGAGGGGGACGGCGCCCTTACGCAGTCTCTGCGGGCGCAGGGTTTTTTGCTGCTCGTGCCCGACGAACTTGATTGACCCGCGCTCTTTTCTTTTGTCACGGATGAATTAACAATACTGGAATCATCCGGATGAACGGAGGGAGCAATGACAAGCACGGCAAACAGGCGCGAATTCGAGCGTCAGCGAAAAGAGGTGAGGGTGAGGTACAGTCTGCTCGGCAGCGAGGAATACAGCGATGCCCGGCTCGTGGACGTGAGCGAGGGGGGGCTTTGCATGGAGACCAGCACGCCGCTCAGGACCGGCACCCAGATCTATGTACAGCTTTTGAACATCAATCCCGAAATTTCGGGGCTGGCCGCGCACAGGACCTCCCACGGCAGGGTGCGCTGGACCAGGGATTTGGGCTGTTTGGAGCAAACCCGTTTCGGGATCGGGGTGCAGTACACGCATCCTGTCTGTCACTGATGAACGCAAGCAGGAAGAAGCATGTCCGCATTTGAACAGGAGCTTGAGGCGACCGGGGAACTGTTGAAGAATGAGAAAATTTCCAAGGAGTTGGCGCGGGCTCATGCCAGATCTCTGGCCTGGTTCAGACAGAACCTGGCCGAGCTTGAAGCGGCGGGCTGGAGCGTTGACGAGCTGTACCGCATCGGCACCCTGTCGTTTCCCTATTCGGAGTGGGGGCCGGGCTGGCTGACCTTGTGGAACAATGAAAAATGTTCGCCCCGGCTGGGTCGTCGGGGCGAGATAGAGTTCGTCCTGCACGAGGCGGGTGGGGACGTTGTACAATCCTGCCGCCTCGACAAGAGTTATTTGTCCTGACTTATTGTCCCTGGCCCAGGGTCTCGTTGCCCGTCGGCACCGGGTCCACTTCCGGCTGGGGCTCCAGGGCTCGTTCCTGCACGGCTTCCGCCGTCCTGACCAGAAGATCTCCGGCCTTGGCCACGCCGGCCATTGATGCCGGGTCATCCAGACTGCGCCGGTGCACCCATTGCGCCATGTAGATCAGCTCAGAGGCGTCCATGCCCTGCGGGTTCGAAGCGCTGACGATGGCTTGCAGGAGACGCTGGCGCGAGATCTCGCGGGTCTGAATGGTGGTCTTGATGCGGGCGCTGGCCTCGTTTCTGGCCGAGATGGTAGCCTCTTCCCCCTGCATGTTCCAGAAGGCCAGGTGCGCCTGGCTGACACTCTCCATATCCTCAAGATATTTCGTGACCAAAAGCCGGATCGAGTCCGTTCTGGCCAGGCTGCTCATGGTCTTGCCGATGGTTTTCAGCCGCGCCGCCAGCAGCGTCAGCATTTCCTTGCGCTGGGCCTCGCTCACGACGGCCATCTGTCCTGAAGGCAGGGTGTAGGTGGTAGATTGCAGCGCCCGCTCCAGGCTGTCCAGAAAGAGCGGCGTGTATGCCGCGTGCAGAAAATCGAGCACGGGCTCCTTGAGCACGTGGGTGAAGATGACCTTGCGCGCTCCCAGCGTATCGGCCGGATCGACGTTCAATCCGTTGAAATCGACTCCGTAGCGAATGTTCACGGACTTGACGTTGAGATCGAAACGTCCCTCGGCTCCCGGATTCTTCTTGGTCCCGCCCGGCAGATAGCGGTCGACCAGATAGCGGCTCATATCCTCGATGAAGTCATGGCGCACGATCTCGTCGGCCGGGAAGGCAGGCGCGGTGGCATTGCCTTCTGCGGTGGCGTTGTCTTCAGGCGTGGTGACGGTCGCGTTGACGGGTTCCTGCACGGCAACCACGGGGGCCGGCTGTCCTGTGCCTACCTGCCAGCGCTGCGGGGCCACTTCCGTGGCGACCGGTTTCGGAAAAAAACGGTCGCGGTTCTGCATGAACCAGTAGCCGCCGGCCAGAGCCAGAATGAAAGCGATGGCGAGAATACGTTTCATGAGCTTCTATGCCTTTGTGGCGCAGTTAAACATGGATTGGGGTTGTCCGGTGGATTCCATGACCGATCTCCAGTAGTTGGAGTAGATGTTGAGCTTGCGCCGCTTGGCGGTGACCAGGGGCAGGGGCAGGTAGAGGTAGCGCTCCTGCAGTTTGGACACGACCATCCCGGTCTTGCCGGCCATGGCCGCGTGCACGGCATGCTGTCCGAGGAAGCCGCAGTAGATGCGGTCGTTGGAATTGGCCGGGATGGAGCGGATGATGTAGCTTGGATCGATGTATTTGAGGGTGTAGGGAAAGTCCTCGGCCGCGAAGAATTTTTTTATTTCCGAGCGCAGCACATCGCAGATGTCGCCCAGGATGGGGTTGCCCGAGAGATCGACCTGGTTGTCGATCCGGCACAGGTCCTGACCGGCCCCTTCGGCCACGACGATGACCGCGTGCTGCCGCTGCTCCAGGCGGGTTTTGAGCTGAACCAGAAAGCCGTCCGGGCCGTGCAGCTCGAAAGGCGCTTCGGGGACCAGCACGAAATTGACCTCTTTCAAGGCCAGGCTGGCCTGGGCCGCGATGAAGCCCGACTCCCGGCCCATGAGCTTGACCATGCCGATGCCGCCGGGTGCTCCCAGGGCTTCGATGTGGGCGCAGCGGATGGCCTCGGTGGCTTTTTCCACGGCCGTGTCGAAACCAAAGGAGCGGGTCACGAAGTTGATGTCGTTGTCGATGGTCTTGGGGATGCCGATGATGGAGATCTTGAGCCCCCGCCGCAGGACCTCCTCGGTCACGGAGCCGGCCGCCTTCATGGTCCCGTCGCCGCCGATCATGAACAGGACCGAGATGTTCATGCGCTCCAGCGCGTCCACGATCTCTTCCGGAGCCTGGGGCCCGCGCGAGGAAGACAGGATGGTGCCGCCGAATTCATGGATGTCGCGGACGCTGTCCGGGGTCAGTTCCATGATGTCGTGCTTGTATTTGGGGATGAAGCCCTGCAGGCCGTAGCGGATTCCGTAGATTCCGGAGATGTGATAGTTGTGGTGGGCGCTCATGACGATGGCCCTGATCACGTCGTTGATGCCCGGACACAGCCCGCCGCAGGTCACGATGGCGCATTTGGTCTTGGGCGGATCGAAATAGATTTTTTGCCTGGGTCCCGCCTCCTCGAATTCATAGACGGTTTTTGACGTCGCGCCGTCGAGGATTTCGCTGGAGAGATAAAGGGGCATCTTGGAACTGTCGTCGATATGGTGGCAGTAGGGCAAGGGATTGTCGACCTTGCATGGGCCAAGGGTGGGGACGGAAGTATCGATGCGTGGCGCGGTGCCCATTGCGTCTCCATGAGGTTGCGTTCTTGAAAAGGGCGTTGAAATGAGAAAAGCTTCCTGTTTGTTAAGCCAGGGTGGCCTAAAAAACAAGAAGCGCGGCGAGTTGTAATAATTCAGGAGGAGCGTGCGGTCTTGAATGCGGGGATGATGTCGGCCAG
It includes:
- a CDS encoding PilZ domain-containing protein translates to MTSTANRREFERQRKEVRVRYSLLGSEEYSDARLVDVSEGGLCMETSTPLRTGTQIYVQLLNINPEISGLAAHRTSHGRVRWTRDLGCLEQTRFGIGVQYTHPVCH
- a CDS encoding ATP-dependent 6-phosphofructokinase, whose protein sequence is MGTAPRIDTSVPTLGPCKVDNPLPYCHHIDDSSKMPLYLSSEILDGATSKTVYEFEEAGPRQKIYFDPPKTKCAIVTCGGLCPGINDVIRAIVMSAHHNYHISGIYGIRYGLQGFIPKYKHDIMELTPDSVRDIHEFGGTILSSSRGPQAPEEIVDALERMNISVLFMIGGDGTMKAAGSVTEEVLRRGLKISIIGIPKTIDNDINFVTRSFGFDTAVEKATEAIRCAHIEALGAPGGIGMVKLMGRESGFIAAQASLALKEVNFVLVPEAPFELHGPDGFLVQLKTRLEQRQHAVIVVAEGAGQDLCRIDNQVDLSGNPILGDICDVLRSEIKKFFAAEDFPYTLKYIDPSYIIRSIPANSNDRIYCGFLGQHAVHAAMAGKTGMVVSKLQERYLYLPLPLVTAKRRKLNIYSNYWRSVMESTGQPQSMFNCATKA